TGTCGTTATTTCGACAAGCAAGCGATGCGTACGGTTTCTGAGTTTGAACTGTATGACTTCATGTCTGACTCATGGAGGGTTTTAGATGTTGATGAGCACGATTGGGAAATATCTGCTCGTGGCGTCTCTGTGAAAGGAAACACTTACTGGGTtgctaaagagaatgaagaccAGTTCATACTCAGTTTTGATTTCACAAGAGAGAGATTTGGGTTTCTCCCTCTTCCGTATGAGAGTGCTGGTCCTGAAGATTCCATGAATGATGAGTACGACGATACAGCTGTTCTGTCAGTTGTTAGAGACGAACAACTCTCAGTGTTACATCAGTATCTTCATTTGGATTTATATGAGATGAAGATATGGGTGAGCAACATGATTGGCACCAAAAAGGTGTCGTGGGGCGAGTTCTTGGTAGTGGACGTGGTGTTGTTAAATGTTGTTAGCTTCGTGGTTGACGAGGAGCATAAAGTGGCAGTGTGTTGTAGTACAGGCAAGGATGATCCTAGTGATGATAGTGAAGAAGAATGCACCAGCATTTCAATTATTGGAAAGAATATACAAAGTCTTGTTTATGATGAAGGGGCTATACATGGATCATGGCCACATCTCATCAATTACGTTCCAAGCCCGGTTCAAATTTTAAGGAAGAGTACGCGCAAAAGCAAAAGGAAACGAACTACAAGGAGGTTAGTCAAATATATTAACtaagttccttttttttttgcttttctttgTTCTTAATGATCTTACTCAAATACTTTATAATTGCATTGGATGCATATAGTGAAGAGTAGTTATTAAGAAACTAAATATCAGCATCTTATAGCTTCATAGATTCATATAATTTGTTCTTAAAACGGAATGCTCAAAATCTCACACAAAGAGTTTTCTCTTGTAAGAAAAAAATGCATGTTTAAAAGACTGCTTAaggtatttatattattatgttttgtgtTAGGGTTCTCTTTAACTGTTTCTGAGCTTTAACAGGCATCAACCGGAGGAGGGCACTTCTGCAAGAAGCGTTGAGGAAACAAAAGTGACACCCAATGCAAAACCTAAAGCACGTCGAAGTTTCTAGGGTTGCTTTGAATGTCCCAAAATGGTTTAGGAAATGAAAGTGAAACCAGACCTAAAGCACATCGAAGTTCTCTTGCTGTTGCTTTGAATGTCGCAATGATTTctatcttttcttctttttttttttggacaatcCCAAATGTTGTAATAAATTGAATGCATATTGAagtttattatcttatttttgtaAGAATAACTTTAATGATTtctatttgaacaaaaaaaaactttaatgatttctattatgaaataaaatatgtcCAAGACCATATTCTAGTTTAAATTAATTCAACCCTAATGATTTCTAGAGAAGATAGAAAGGACTAACCTTGATCCATGCTTGGATGCAATTCCACCAATTGATCTTCTCCCCATTAATCTTCTCTTTGGTGATTTCCTTGATGGATAAGAAATCCCAAGCCTTCCTTAATCTCtccttttaataaatattattgttatgtGTCTTAGAAAGACTCTCACTTACATACGAACAAAATTATGTACGAgtcatttttgtatataatcaaAGGATGTGTCTTAACCAACACAACTCTTCCACACAACTACAACACAACACTTTGTTATTTTAACCGCACAAGTGCATTATAATGTATCATCATATGTATATTAAATCTTACAgtaatatattctattattattactatGAGTAAGAAACAAACCTGCGCATTCACACAAGTATTTAAATTCtttactaaaaattaaaatattttttttaatggctaacaaattttattaataaaatttaagattaCAAAGTCAACATCCAGAACttccaaacaaaattattacataagCAAATATATGCGTCATATGCTGAGAAAATATAACATGGAAAGTGATTTTAACGATGCtttacaaaagaaagaaaaaccaaTCCGTTATTTCCTTCCCAtgatattaataaaatgtatacatataatctaccaaaaaataaaacaaaacagtaatttgttaataatttcatttaaaattataaataaaaagaccAATGATGACATTATattaatggaaaaaaatcttGGATATGAAGAGAATATTTAATACAGTAAacattttcacctctataaatataaaagaGTGTTCACAGATTAAATACAGATGACTGGTATAGAGATATAATGTTAAAGAAATAGAGTGTCTCACAAATTGCATATAATTTCTATACAATTTATTAGGTTTGCCAAGATATAATTATCAAAGACAAATGGTAAATTATAAGACACATTTAAGAAAAAGAGAATGATGTGACTATTCTAAGATATGTAACTACTTAGATGAATGGATGccttaacttttaacttttaatttcattttaaaaataaataaatttaaaacatttgatTGAAAAGTTTCCAATAGAAAATCATGATATGCAAATTTAATAGTAGGGATCCCCATACTTTAACACAAAAATACGAAAGAATTATATCATGATTAGGTAAAAAAACAGCAGGCGcatgaaatattatataatgGATAAAGTGTCAAATATAAGTTACAGAGagttctttaaaagaaaaaaaatgtttttaagaacTGAATAAGGAAtagtgaaaaaataaaaaaatcactaaattttgatccgcgcttcgaAAGCGCGAGTTTTGTTTGGgttataaataaaattggatatgaattaatattttaggtatttttCGTGTTTCGGCTTTTCgggtacttaaaaaaaaaatttgctccTAAATATCCAAATTGAGCTAGACTATTACGTAGCTAAATTACATGTATTTTAGGGTTATTTGAATTATGGAATCGAACTGATTCGATTCCAAAAGGAACCAAACTGAACCATAACCGGAAATATTTCAAATACCTAATTGGATCCAAATGTCGAGGACTCGAAGAATTtggatttaaaagaaaaaagaaaaaaaaattacacgacctaaaccgaaaaccgaatgaGTATTCTAAGATATCcagaatttaaatatatattagttatattttaaaatcatgccGATTCAAGTATTACAAACATGACAAACATGTTTTAGATACATTGGTTATTTGGTTATTTTCAGGTTCATATACATCAGAACTGAACATAACTGTATCTGAGAGGACCGACTCGAACCCTACCCAAAAACTCAAAACTCTAATACCCTAAAGAACTGACTCGTACCCAAATGGGTACCCGGACGCTCATTCATAAACTTAGGCCTGGACGTTTGGGTCTTTAGGTTGGGTTTTGTCCAATTTTTTCGGATCTGGGTCCTTCGGAGCCTAGAAATTTGGATCCAATAGGTATTcgtaaattttttttgggtttaggtcGGTTCTTCTCGGATTCAGGTCTGTTTTTCTCAGGTCTGGATTGGTTctggtctataattaaaatacatatacaatACTCTTAACTTTCCGATCCAGATTGAATTCATGTATTTTCGGATCTTAAAAGTACATGATATACCCAAACCCTATAAAATTTAGtcgaaatttgttatatatatttaaaattctacaaaataacttaaaataaattattaataattaaaataaaatatttttaaactctagattttacattttaagcTTCATATTACTTGAAAATGtcacaaaataataacaaagatTGTTTGtaaaaagatattttaactaaatcataaaataaatatagaaaagagaacataaaaaatcatagttttgaatattcatgtttttaagtcAGGTATTAATTGGTTTTTATCATGTCGagtctatttgtttttttttttggttcaggtTCTTTTGGATAGAAGAAATTTTGATCCAATACATACTTtaaattttcggtttggtttcggATCGAATATTTTTGAATCAGTTCCGGTTTCAGATTTTTGGGTCCGGGTAAAATGTCCAAGCCTGTTTGATTTTGATGATACAATAACTTCTTTAAATTACAGAAAATTTGTGGTAGTTTGAAgtttatatgtgtatattttgGTCTATTTCATTTATAATGAATATGAGACTATATTTCACATATATTTTATGCTTCTGtatattgaaaaataatgaGATCATGCAAGTATATTATTAGAGTTACGTTTACCAAAGTTGCTAGATATTTGGTAAGATCCAGTAAtcttagtttaaataaaatccAAATCATATCTAAAGATCataattatattcaaatattcaatcatctgaaaattataagaaattatCTGATCaatacaatgtttttaaacccgacccggacactgAACCGGACGACTTGCCGGGTCGCTGGGTCACTGGATCGACCGCGGGCGAACCGCGggttaataaatgaattaattttttatataataatatatcagctatgtaaataaaaatataaaaactaaagtttaatattttcttaatgtttttataaacataaaataatagtttggatatgtctatttttatgtttaataacatttagaaaatacttaactttaatttctatatttttattttcatttgatatacaaaatattaaaaaataatttagactatttataattttgtctaATAAGATAAAAGTTATGAAATCTAtaaaaaatcaagacataaaatttatgaatatttaaatgtttaatgtaaataataaattaaatttcaaataaaataaaccaaaagtaaaaaattattataataaattatcaataaaagaaataaactaacaccaaatcacatcaactagtTTTGGTTTTCTCTACCATCGTtcactttattttcttcaagtggcatagtgaaatcttcactaaaatctaaaaatcacaaatataaaactgaaaaggaaaaacctaacttttttttgtcagtatagaaatttttaattggaaatttagaatataaaacataattaaaaaattttaaaagaagtaaaagttatttattggttcaaccagtggttcaaccggtatcgggTTCCGGGTTCTACTGGATTTTTGTGGATTtttgcgggtttctaaatattgagtttttctgtttcacaaaacccaaaccggTATTTTTTCTGGGTTAccgggtttaccggttcaaccgtgggtccgggtcgggtttcaaaacactggaTCAATAAGGTAATAGTAGATTTTAAgctttatattaaattattgtagTTAAATGGTCTGTTACGATTTGTTCCATATCATACCAACATGAGCTTTTTTACAGTTTATTCAAATCATCTCTGTTGATCTCAaatttttttgagttttatCATCGTTTAGAAAACAAAGTACATAGTAATTACTGTAGTTTGTGTTATACCAGATAAACCCATATAGTATGATGCTAACATGttaaaaatatggaaatagatatttacttatataatgAATCAAAATGTGATAACAATGTGATTATATGTATGCATTTTCTGAACGTACATACATTACTCAAACTGTTAAAATGACGGGTgacataattaatttattggaGAGCTGATACAATTATCGTTTTGGTTCGTGTTTTAGTCGACCAAACCATTTTGAATAATACGTTAGCAAATTTACTTTATCAAAATGTGATAACAATGTGATTATATGTATGCATTTTCTGAACGTACATACATTACTCAAACTGTTAAAATAACGGGTGACATAACAATTTATTGGAGAGCTGATACAATT
The Brassica napus cultivar Da-Ae chromosome A1, Da-Ae, whole genome shotgun sequence DNA segment above includes these coding regions:
- the LOC106396003 gene encoding F-box/kelch-repeat protein At3g17530; translation: MVMITDLTFDLEKKILALVPKESRPHAWQTICKRWYAVRQDLLSKKHLARTGREFILLLNTNVFSTTINLEGVHNNVDPVMDFGGKLGSLQDSNDLQIHDIFYCKGLVLCTMVGKQMLVVCNPSNRETRYVEPRTSHDCFEYALGYKGSKASCVNSYKILRYCRYFDKQAMRTVSEFELYDFMSDSWRVLDVDEHDWEISARGVSVKGNTYWVAKENEDQFILSFDFTRERFGFLPLPYESAGPEDSMNDEYDDTAVLSVVRDEQLSVLHQYLHLDLYEMKIWVSNMIGTKKVSWGEFLVVDVVLLNVVSFVVDEEHKVAVCCSTGKDDPSDDSEEECTSISIIGKNIQSLVYDEGAIHGSWPHLINYVPSPVQILRKSTRKSKRKRTTRSFNRHQPEEGTSARSVEETKVTPNAKPKARRSF